CGAGACGGAACTGCGTGAGGCCTGCAACGCCCTTTACTCCGCCAGCCTGCTGAAGGAGGAAGGCCGGGCCGTGCGTGCCCGCGTGATCATCGCCCCTCCGGATGCCTTCGCGAGTTCCGGGGGTCCGCCGGACGGCACTCATGCGATGCGTTTCACCGCCTCCCATCCCTTCACGGCAAACGAGATCAAGCGCCTGAGCCCGGCCGCGAGCTTCTTCCACTCCGCGGTGGCGATCTGGCCGGTGAAGGGCCGCGGCTTCCGGATCTGGGGCATCCTGAATACAGGCCCGCGCTGGATGAACCTGGTAGCAGGCGGACGCAAGCCTGCGGGCGACGGAATCCCCCACCCCATCATCCACGTCCGCGATCCCGGCTGGCTGCTCTTCTACCACAACTACCAGTTGATCGGGGAATGGCGAGGACGCGAATTTCACGGACCGCGGCTGGATGTCTTCCAATCCCGCCTGCTGAACGAGCGCTTCGCCCACCTACGGCTCGGAATGGTTCACCAGCTCTCGGACGGCTGCCTGCCACCGAATCTGAGCGAGGCCGACTACGCGGATCTGGCGCATCTGGTCTCGCTGCAATTCGTGAAGCGCGTGATCAACCTGGTCCGCAGCAGCGGCCACGGTGGCAGCGTGGTCTTCCTGCCCGAAGGTGAGGAAGGCATCGAAGCCGCGACGCGCTGGATCGACTGCAAGTATACCTCCGAACAGGATGACGCCGGGATGCGCTTCCCGCACCTGATGAAGTCCATCATCCGACGGATCGGCATGCTTTGCCCGGAAGGCTGCAATCTCGAAACCGCTTGGAACATCTTCCGCAACAGCCACGATCCCGAGCTGGATCGCTTGGAAGAGGCCTTCTTCGAGCTGGCCCGCTTCTTCTCCGACCTGATGCAGGTGGACGGGGCGATGGTGGTGGACCAACGGGTCTGCGTGATCGGCTTCGGCGGCGAGATCCGGGTGGACCGGAACGTCTTCCAAGTGAGCCAGGCGCACGA
The Luteolibacter rhizosphaerae DNA segment above includes these coding regions:
- a CDS encoding putative sensor domain DACNV-containing protein gives rise to the protein MSDLSSTPLDLAGMVGRLQCLLADHTAGPSETELREACNALYSASLLKEEGRAVRARVIIAPPDAFASSGGPPDGTHAMRFTASHPFTANEIKRLSPAASFFHSAVAIWPVKGRGFRIWGILNTGPRWMNLVAGGRKPAGDGIPHPIIHVRDPGWLLFYHNYQLIGEWRGREFHGPRLDVFQSRLLNERFAHLRLGMVHQLSDGCLPPNLSEADYADLAHLVSLQFVKRVINLVRSSGHGGSVVFLPEGEEGIEAATRWIDCKYTSEQDDAGMRFPHLMKSIIRRIGMLCPEGCNLETAWNIFRNSHDPELDRLEEAFFELARFFSDLMQVDGAMVVDQRVCVIGFGGEIRVDRNVFQVSQAHDLNGSELSDWNVQADGTRHRAVYRLCSVEPKVIGFVISQDSQVRMIANVDDSVVFWMHSVV